actttattattttccacAATCTGTTTGAATACCCGCCTtacgttctcgagatacaagcgTTCCAATGttcacaaacatcaccatgcacagcaCATTAACAAGCCTTCAATTAGTGGTTGACCTGAGACCACATGCTAATTAGCTATATTCAAGTGCAAACGCGATCTCATAAGTCGGACCTCAGTTTGTGGATGGTGATACTTGTGAACATTTGTGCTCTACTAGACCTTTATAAAACTTAATTACCCTCAAATTACACGTCCCTCGCTACCATTCTTCCAGATGTTCCACTTAAGTGGTGGCAGCTCGTATCCGCGCAGCTTTTCAAGGGCCGCCGTTTGGGAGTTCTCAAGCTGTTCTTCGTAGTCTCTGTATCGAAACATGTGAgtcaaattaaatattttatgtttttgtttgtgaaatatACGGTCACTGATCTCACGTTGTGCGTTAAAATTCCATATTTAGGCAATAAAGGGATATACATGTACCTTCCTTCAGAGGAGTAACATAGTGCTCATCTTCAAACCACATATGTATCTGCGTATCTTATTCTACATATCTAGAAACATCTAGTCCAGTCTGCTACATGCTAGTAACAGAAACACTACACATCCATTACCGGAAGTGCAGTTTAAAGCGTTTGGCACTGTGAGTCGCATCATTTGAACACACTACTTACATGCATCACACTTCTTCGTCCTTCCAAGCATTTCTTCGTTTCAGTCTGTGAGAAGGGAActcaaaagctgttacagagaaacttttgtttgtgtgccttTAAGGCTTAAATGATCTTCTTCGGTGTACGTTCAATGCGttgttaataatttatttccaGAATGTGTATTATTTGCAGTTATTGATTGGCTTGTTGTTTGTGAATCTATGTATGTAGATTCTTATTTGTAGAGATgagtgtttcttttttaattgaacTCTGGCTGAATTTAGAGTGAAGTTAttgatatttgttcttttattttcttatttccttcaCTTTTAAACTGTAAGGTTGAGTTAACGGGTTAAGAACTAATTACAGAGGCCTGCCAAATCAACATTCAGACATTCAAACGTCTTGAAAttcgtgtttattttatgtgtgcCAGAAACTGTTCTTAAAGTAAACTGAGCTACGTGTGACTACAGTTGTCCCAATGGCATTCCAGCGCAAAAGACGTGAGTACCGTTGGCGACTGTTTGTTCTTCCTCACTACCACCACTAACCTGTCTACACATCTACAAGCAGCCGACCTTTATTCACAAAACGCACTTCGTTATAGCAGCTTCCACTTAAGATGTCACCAGTTAAGCTAACTGAAGCACTACATTTCTAACGGACACCATAAAAGGACAAGGTCTTCTTATCCGTGGCAGAAGAGAACAGagcgaaaaaaatgaaaataataataaaaaaaaaaacacttttactttaatacatataactcAAAATAGAAAAGTTTGAGAGGCACTCTTGAAACTTGAACACTCTGGGGCTCCTcacactttttatatttttagttataTGTATCAAAGAAAGTCCGGAAACCTAAGgaaagggaatttttttttaaaaattatttattttattgtaaacttcttagttttgtaaaaattttattagaaatttttttttcgttttgctttatttccttATCCTAGGTCGAATCAGAGGAGCTAGCTATAGCTTACTAGTCCTAGAGCATCTGTTACCTATCTCACCTGGAAGTCATCATACaaattgtgtttaaaatttaaaatattttactaattGTGGACACTGGAAATAATTAAATACTATATTTTCACCTGAAATGAGCAGCGGGAACAAATTTGAGACCTCTAGGAAGATGAGAAGTTGTTGAAACATAGATTAGAAATTTCATTTGACAGACAAGCAGGCGAGCAAGCAAACATAGTGAGttatataaaactgtgtaaGAAATAGTTGAATACCACATTAATTTCAATTGGTTTTAAATGCAAAGCAAATGTTACAAAAACAGGATAGAGCTTGGAACTCCGCctttcatttaagaaaataaaaatcaaacgCTCTTTCATTTACTGAGACCTTTTATTCAATTGCACAAAAGTGTCGAGAAAGGTTTTTCATATTTGATTACAGGCTGCCCAGTGCTTTTGCGGAGCGCCTTTCTGCCATTACTATTTTCTACGATCAGAACTTGCAAATGTCAAGgtgagaaacatttttcatcctCTCTTTTCATGTTGGTGATGATTTTataacacacaaagaaaaaaaacttccagCAATCTGAAGATTGTGGTGACGGTGATGCTGCTGGCGATGATTTATGGATGATGATAAAGCTGACGACTTTTCATTTTGATTGCTGTCCTAGAGTGCGGTGGAAACTTTACAAACGCCTCCGGAACTATTACATCCCCTAACTTCCCTGAGCCCTACCCCAACAACTTGACCTGCATCTACCTGATAGCCAGGCCAGAAGGTGAGGTCATCACGCTCACCTTCACGAACATCAGCCTTGAGGACCACCTTTCTCACTGTCATGACTACGTTCAGgtgataattaaaattattataattgttCTTATGTTACAAACgtatttcttcttatttagatAGTCTCAGAGTTGTGTCACTTCCAGAACTGGTTTTAATGAAAGAGGCAGTAAAGGCTGAACATTTTTAAGTGTGCACACACTCGcgtgtatttgtatgtttgtttgtttgtttgtttgtttgtttgtttgtttgtttgtttgtttgtttgtttgtttgtgtgtgtgtgtgtgtgtgtgtgtgtgtggtgtgtgtgtgtgtgtgtgtgtgtgtgtgtgtgtgtttcgtcatctttaaaagcattattatttttctctattttccagttcttaaaatattaacaaggaATCGAAAAATAGAACTTTATATTTCGGACACTCGTAAAAAAGCGTAGTTCTTGTTTGCATTCTTAAACGTCCTAACGTTCTCAGtttgcaattaaaatatttatggtcGACATGAActccttgtttttgtttctaaggtgcaggatggaggaaaaaaaatttcttctataCTGGGTGGAGTTGATTTATGTGGATCTATTCttccaaagaaaacaacacaccACCCAAAATATTATGAGGATTACCTTTGTCTCTGATCACTCTGTGAGCTACTCAGGGTTTCGGGCAATTTATACCTCAAGTGCGTGGTTTCCAAGATTTAATTCTTACTTTGGTTCTAAACACTTTCAGAGTAAATGACAcatagtttttatatatatattataagtaTATGCGCAAGGTTTAAGATGCAGATGCTTTTCTGAATTTGCTGTCGGGGCCTTAAGACCACCATGATCCTTATCAGACAGTACAgatattatttgttaaattaatATCAGTAGGTGGGTAGCGTGTAGAGTACTTGATCTGATCAAATATCTATCTTTAAGAGCATTTTTCTAGCTTATATCTTATTTTATTCATCAGCATAGTGATAACAGCGATGACAATGCCAGCTATGAGAAGTGAGAAGCAGAGGAACATGCTGGCGGTGCTCATTATTAGTGAAAAACATTTAATGCTGCTGTCGACCTCGAAATAACAgcagtaaattttatttaagtttgaTGGCCATTTTTTTCCAGCCCTGCTTCCTTATCAGCCGCTTCTAGTGACAGCCCATGATGGTATTTACCGCTTGGATGTAGAGACGGGAATATATACCCCGATCCCAATATTGAGTACTTCAACATTCCTGGCCATTGCATTGGATCCGCTGGACGACCGCGTCTACTGGTCAACATCTTACAGCATCAACAGCGCATTTCCTAACGGCAGCGACATCATCAAACACTACAATTTTGATTTCGGTAATCTAGTTTTGAAAAGACAATACatatttgaatgtgtgctgACTTCTGAGATGCGTAGGATGTTCGTTATTAACGGCATGCTTTGTCACTTGCCTTTCTAAATGCTTCCGGAGTAGCTGCATGagcaattaaaatgtttaaaacaaacttcttcCCCATGACCAGCAGACGTAGAAATGTGCAGTCCTTGTGGGAACGGTGTAAAATTTGCGACAGGATGACAACAATTCTTGTTGGTAATGTGGTCTTATCTGCATGTCCTCGTGATATCACAGTCCTTACCATACGAACgttcaaaaaacaacaacaacaacaaaattcctCTTGCTGTTTATCGTTTATTggttacaaaatgttttgttaattctttgttttatttttaaacttataaGATCATccaaaagtgtttttaattcaatttcagttttcagttttatttaatcttttcatCATTCTTTCATAGGTAGGAGTTCTAAATGCAGCGGGCTTGCCTTGGATTATCTCTCTCACCTGCTCTTCTTCGCTGACATGAATAATGGCGTCATTGGTCTCATCGACATTCCTTCTTCCCATGTCTCTGAGGTTCTGTCGACAGATCTCGAAGGGCCCTCTGATCTCGCACTGGATATAGTAAACAAGTGAGAAATGTTTATACtaagttttctttctgagaCAACATGGATTTTATAAGCAATAGATGAATCCGCTTTCTGTTACAAATAGGTTTTAGCACGATGGTTGAGTGTCCGGCAAGTGGTCAAGCATTGACACAGAATTCTCTCTAAAATATTGGTTGAGGACTGTAATGCAGCTTGATCACCGTGGCATCGATGTTTTGCATATTTGCTGGTGAAATTTCACCTGTCTAAAATTTCTCATCTTTTTATGTACTATGTTCTACTTAACCTAATTTCTCTGTGAATTTTATCTTCTAATTTATTCGTATACACATTAAAGCATGATGCCTTCATATGAAAACCTGTGCCTGTGGATACTTCTCATCTACATCTCAACAGGAGACACAGCTTTACGATTCGAGATTAAATTTCTTGTTGCACACAAAATTAACAGTTCGCTATGATATGTCTCCTTTCTGTCAGTGTCATTTACTGGACTCAGATTGGAACTTCTCCTAAAATTGAACGTGCTAACTACGACGGGAGTGATCGTAGAACTATTGTCACATCTGTAGACAGGCCGTATGCTATCACCCTGGACCTAGACCGTGAGTACCATTCACAGTGTACAGTAAAGAGCTTTGTTGATAATTACTGCAAGGGGTGCGACATGGATAAAACATACACCCAGTAGGAATCCGTGGACAAAGTGGGCACCCGGGTAGGAAGCTATCGGAGAAATCATCCCCCACCCATATTGTGGATGTATCAGGAGCTGAGTTGGCAACTAgcagtggtgatggtgatgagtGTGAGGTCACCTGTCGGATGTTACCAAGGAAATAATCAGACCAGTTATACCCGACAATCAGGTGTTACCTGTATTTTCATCTAATTCTATCTCGCTCACTTGTTCACTTgttcacttgtgtgtgtgtgtaggaggctATTTGTACTGGGTGGATGCATTGTCAGGAGCAGTAGGCAGGTCGGATCTCGAGGGCAATTACTCCACGGTCATATATTCATTGCCTGACTTCTCTGACACCCTCTATGCACTCGGCCTTAAAGACGACATGTTGTATGTCATTCAAAGCAGCATTTACACGTAAGTTATACCTCAGTTTCTCAACCTTACTCCTATTCCCCCATTTACCATTTATTTGTGGATAGTCTAAAGAATCTGAAGACAGGTATATGCGGATCACAGATAGCTTAATGTGAACTATGAAAAAATTTCACATAAactaatgtatatatatatatatgtcattaGACAGTATGCTCGAAAATGGATTCATTAACAGGAACTCTAGTGTACACTTTTTCATTGTATAAAATGACAGTTTCTCCTTTTCGTCTCATTTCAGATTCCCTTCTCTTTCGTTCTCGTTTTTGTATAAAGTTAATACAACAACAGGAATTTCAGCTGGAAACCTCTCCTTCCATGAATTCACAATGAAGGATATGATTGTGCTTGACCAAAATATCGTCGTTAgaagtgagtgcgtgcgtgggCGTGTGCGTGCTTACATAATGTACTATGCATGTATGAAAATCGCTCCAAAGTCTCCTTCATTCTTTAGAAAAGTTCCGACTGTTGTTTGTGAGCGTTTGCCTGCAAATTGTACAAGAGAATTCTCCAAGATAAGTATCGCATTGCTTGAGTTAGAAATAACATTTACCTTTAAGGTCCCAACAGATGCGATGTTGACAACGGAGGCTGCCCTATATTTGTGTACCCAAGTCTGGCAAGGCGAGTGCCTGCTTGTGTCCAGAACACATGTCCTGCAACAGGAGTGAGAGTAAAATATCGGGTGAGTATGTCACTGGTGGAGATTATTCAATGATCTTTGTGACATTTCTTAATACTATTGGCATTTAAAAGAAGCTGCATATTCTCTGTACGgatatttttttacaaaggtAGTTGCTAGTGATCTATGTGAGCACATTTGCAGAAtataaagacagaagaaaagagaaattttaaatattttctctctagCTATACAATCTAGTTTAGAATTATATATCGAGCAAAGTCTAATTTATTTACCATTTACTGCAGAATTTATTCATAATCTTTTACAGAACAATTAACTTATCGAAGTCTGAATCTTCTCAAAAGCATTAAATTTTCTGAAACTGCTCCACATACAGTATGGTACTGTGAGGGCGGTAACTATACGCTGAGAGTAAGCAACTGCTAGCAGAATTATCTCCCATTAACAAGTCTACAAGAATGGAagtgtcaataaaaatattttgtcttctaagacttatttaattaaataaataaacgagagATATTCCTgtacttttgtttgtgtgtacaggtgtagtAGAATTGAATATATTGATGGATGGGGTAAACTTTCTTCTGTGTTACAAgacaacacgagtgcaacatttttcttcacattCAAGTTTTCAGCTTATTACAAGCAATCATAGTTGCTTTCAACAGCTCGTGTTTTTGCGCAGATTGTTGAGTATTGTAGGGGATGAAGTTGGCACGCCacgtttgaacaaagcagagatgtgtatatacacatgtctgaacaaagttaatccaTGGAGCTTGTAACCAGTATTTTTAGGAAATGACAATTAGTACAAAGCAAATCCGAGTGCCTAAGAGAACATCGAGCGACAGCACATCCTGTCcaggtctgttttttttttttttgttgtttttttttttttttggctgaggATTACATCAGACGACGCTATCTTTAGAAATATTACAACCCTTTCGTCACTGTTTTCTCGACACATCTAGATgtgattaaggaaaaaaaatgatttaatatttctCCTGcttcttcgtcataaaataccgTCAGAATATGTTTTCGTGATACTTTATGGTCTATTGCCAGCGATTTTCGCCGAGTGCTCGTGTTGACTAACAAAAGCAGTCACTATGTTTATACAGCGGTAACAGCGACTGAACACTCGGAAGTTATAGCTGTCCTCCACTCATGTTttcatgacgtcacaggaaACAGTTCAATTGAGGCAGTGGCCGTTATACTGCAGCGGAATGCAGTATAGTTGCGTACGTGAGTGTGCATGGACAGGATATATTCTATAATTTATGTCGAGATTTTGAACTTTTTTAGGGTGTGGCGGAACAAACGAATTGGTATTACGCAGTAAGCAAAATTATAGCTGTGTGGTGCGAAAGTGAAAGGAATATTATATCTAGAGAAATAATACGAATACATTTATTAGGAATGCGTATGCAAGTCGTGTACCAGTCGTCTTTTCAAACCAACCGTGGATTACCACGCCTCATCATAACTACATGAGCTCCCTCTTCCCGTCCCCATCCCATAGTCCCACCCATGGGATTCCACCAAAACAATTTTCGCACTTGCTTTTAGCAGTGGAAATCTATGTTCATTTTCCAATAATTTACTTACGcaactgcaaatttcagcgtaaatttattttacaatatcaagtattcgactaccatgggatgtgtgctgtcccatcccatcccatcccatgggacgtttcccatgggattcccatgggattcccattcctatggacaacactgtgtaTTACGACATGAAGAATACGAAGAACACCCGCTACGATAACTGAAGAGGCTCTGAACGGTGCTCTTCATATCTGTAGTTCGAGCAGCCGACAAGCAAACCTCAGTGTAAACAGGAAAACAAGGAGACTGCTCTTGCATAGAGATGTGATGTTGAACGTTTACGTAAGTCGTTTATAATATTGAGTGTCTTCAAAAGACATAGGATACTGGACGATTAAATACTTTGTAGGTTTACAATTTACACTCAAACTAACCTTCTGCATGTGTAAAGAGACCCCtgcccccctctcgtcaggcctgaatACTTTGCTCGCTGAAAGGCCGAACATTAGAGACAATAGCCCAAGAGGACTAAGAACCGTGGGCTAGTGGAAGAGATATTGTTGGTGTGATTTAGGCTAATTTATTAGATaatttgcaattaaaaaaacagcatacgaataatataataaatacttgAATTTTACTCCGAGCACACTGGCATCTACTACACCAACACACGTCATGATGTTTGCAGTTACAATACAGGtgcattcttttaaaattgtctccctttctttgttcataaatatataatttttctaCACATGCTGTATAAATCaattaacacattaaaacatCTCTTCAAACTAACGATCTCGTGTTTAGTTTAACTGTAAGTATATATAATACAGAGTACagcatattaataataaaataataaaaattcgatatttttttcccattcgACAGCCTGTGGAGAGAATATCACGTCATCATCTGGCATCATACACTCGCCAAGATACCCGAAAAAATACCCCAATAACCTGGATTGCATCTACTATATTATACGCCCGAAGGGTGACAGGATCACAATCGCTTTGCAGAATTTTAGCTTGGAAAATTCCGAGTTTTGTCACGCTGATTTCCTTGAGGTTTGTCTCCGAGTCTTTGTATTTcttagtatttgtttttgtgtcgattgatttattttctcttcttttgttacTATTTCTGCGGTCCTCTTCATTTTCTCTCAAATTCTTTCCCACAACATCTCCAATGTTCTGTATCACTCATCCTCAAATGTAAAGTGGCGGTAAAAATTGTTATATTCTTTAGTACTCAATAATACATTCTCGCTTCataatatagtaataatttATGATTTCCCCATCGCCACATATTTGTGCGTGTGCGTACAAAATGTGCAAATTGTGAAATTGTGATtgcttgaacacacacacacacactgaaccaAAGTAACGATAGTTGCCACAAGCAAACCCGATCTTATATTATTTGTTGCAGTCCGCTCCTTCATTGTAAAGAATGTTAAGACTGCTAACTAAACTATCGAACGAAAAGCgagttttgctttatttctacCACTAGCTTCGAGACGGGGACCAGCCGGCGTCTCCTCTTCTGGGCAGAAGGTACTGTGGAACTCTCGGGCGGCTACCTGTCCTGACATCGACACAAAATGTCGTGAGGATCCGATTGAGAAGCGATTCTGTTCTCTCGAGTACCGGATTTCGTCTAAGCTACACAACGGGTAATGCGCGGATCACCTATTCTGGTCATTTACAAATGTAGACTTTAGTATGGGGATGATTTCTGAGAAGCCAGCTGCCAGTCATAGTGCATCTAAATGACCTACAGGTCAGATATCCAAATAAAAATACTAGACAGAATAAACTCGCATTTTTAGTACCAGTTTGAGTTAAAACGGTTTGCTGAAAAGACAGGTTATATGTGTTCAATATTTGTTACTGGTCTGTCTCACAATATGGCCAGACGCCGGTCCAATGAGTCTGTTGCCCTTGTTTacggtgtgtgtgaggaagcAAAAAGTCACTATATCTACTAATAGAggagaacaataaaataacacaataataatttaatgcACAATACATGGTCCATTATTTAAAGCGAATGACTGGCAAAGATCTGGTTCGGTAAGAAGAAGGAATTTAGATACTTCTGTACTTATACTgacacacagagataaaaacaggaatagcaaaaaaaaaaaaaaaaaaaagaaaatggacagTTGTGCGCTTTAAGAACCGGCGACCGAGGACAAGTGCGCTCTTGTTGATCGTTTAGTCACCTGTGTGACCTATCATGTTCCTCCCAGCTGACCTAACATAAAGGCCCCTTATAACACCAGACAAATATGTAACAAGCTTTGCCCACATTTGGCAAATTTCGTACATGACGGTTACATTAAGGTTTAGTTAACGGTGAGTAGTTCACCATATAAAATATGATATGGTTTGATGTTTTTTAACGTCTTGATTTGACGTCGACGACAACCGTCTTTACGACGTCTTCAGACTTGGCTCCAAAACCAGCGGCTGCACGAAAAGTCGTTGTCAACGGCCCGCTCGTCTTCGATACGAATGGTTTCCAGAAGTTGACATTGACCTGCCACCCCGAGGACGCCGCAAACGTGATTGTCTACAGCTGGAGTGTCCCTTGTGACCAGACAGGAGAATGGGTGTGCTCCTTTATGCCATTACCCGCTGAGGATGATGGGAAGCCTGTGGTTTGCGTGGTTAAATACACAAACGGCCAATGGGAATATGGACTATTCCCTGTAAGATTAAACTGTGAGTATTTGTGAATACTCTCTTGTTTATTGCAAGCACACAGCCGTAtcctatagaaaaaaaaactaaacagcCTTAAAAGTTAACTctcttttcaaatt
The Pomacea canaliculata isolate SZHN2017 linkage group LG2, ASM307304v1, whole genome shotgun sequence genome window above contains:
- the LOC112554749 gene encoding low-density lipoprotein receptor-related protein 6-like — encoded protein: MTTFRCRMEEKKFLLYWVELIYVDLFFQRKQHTTQNIMRITFVSDHSVSYSGFRAIYTSTLLPYQPLLVTAHDGIYRLDVETGIYTPIPILSTSTFLAIALDPLDDRVYWSTSYSINSAFPNGSDIIKHYNFDFGRSSKCSGLALDYLSHLLFFADMNNGVIGLIDIPSSHVSEVLSTDLEGPSDLALDIVNNVIYWTQIGTSPKIERANYDGSDRRTIVTSVDRPYAITLDLDRGYLYWVDALSGAVGRSDLEGNYSTVIYSLPDFSDTLYALGLKDDMLYVIQSSIYTFPSLSFSFLYKVNTTTGISAGNLSFHEFTMKDMIVLDQNIVVRSPNRCDVDNGGCPIFVYPSLARRVPACVQNTCPATGVRVKYRPVERISRHHLASYTRQDTRKNTPITWIASTILYARRVTGSQSLCRILAWKIPSFVTLISLSFETGTSRRLLFWAEGTVELSGGYLS